Proteins found in one Macaca nemestrina isolate mMacNem1 chromosome 4, mMacNem.hap1, whole genome shotgun sequence genomic segment:
- the LOC105471168 gene encoding TRPM8 channel-associated factor 2 isoform X4: protein MRNQTTQQNVSSGCGEDVRQDQQQLLEGISELDIRTGGVPSQLLVHGALAFPLGLDASLNCFLAAARYGRGRVVLAAHECLLCAPKMGSFLLNAVRWLARGQTGKVGVNTNLKDLCPLLSEHGLQCSLEPHLNSNLCVYCCKAYSDKEAKQLQEFVAEGGGLLIGGQAWWWASQNPGHCPLAGFPGNVILNCFGLSILPQTLKAGCFPVPTLEMRSYHFRKALSEFQAILNHENGNLEKSCLAKLRVDGAAFLQIPAEGIPAYISLHRLLRKMLRGSGLPAVSRENPVASDSYEAAMLSLATGLAHSGTDCSQLAQGLGTWTCSSSLYPSKHPITVEIDGINPGNSDCWVSTGLYLLEGQNAEVSLSEVAASAGLRVQIGCHTDDLTKARKLSRAPVVTHQCCMDRTERSVSCLWGGLLYVIVPKGSQLGPVSVTIRGAVPAPYYKLGKTSLEEWKRQMQEDPAPWGELATDNIILTVPTTNLQALKDPEPVLRLWDEMMEAVARLAAEPFPLRRPERIVADVQISAGWMHSGYPIMCHLESVKEIINEMDMRSRGVWGPIHELGHNQQRHGWEFPPHTTEATCNLWSVYVHETVLGIPRAQAHEALSPPEREKRIKAHLGKGAPLCGWNVWTALETYLQLQEAFGWEPFTQLFAEYQTLSHLPKDNTGRMNLWVKKFSEKVKKNLVPFFEAWGWPVQEEVADSLASLPEWQENPMQVYLRAKE, encoded by the exons GTGTGGGGAGGATGTCAGGCAGGACCAGCAGCAGCTCCTGGAGGGGATCTCAGAGCTGGACATCAGGACAGGGGGAGTCCCCTCACAGCTGCTGGTGCATGGAGCCCTGGCCTTCCCTCTGGGGCTGGATGCCTCACTCAACTGCTTCCTGGCAGCTGCTCGCTATGGCCGGGGCCGTGTGGTCCTGGCTGCCCACGAGTGCCTGCTCTGTGCTCCCAAGATGGGGTCCTTCTTGCTCAATGCGGTGCGCTGGCTGGCCAGAGGCCAGACAGGCAAAGTTGGGGTGAACACAAATCTAAAAGATCTGTGTCCCCTCCTATCGGAACATGGCCTGCAATGCAGCCTGGAGCCCCATCTGAACAGCAACTTGTGTGTCTACTGCTGCAAGGCGTACAGTGACAAGGAGGCTAAGCAGCTGCAGGAGTTTGTGGCTGAGGGTGGGGGGCTGCTGATtgggggccaggcctggtggtgggcctCCCAGAACCCTGGCCACTGCCCCTTGGCTGGTTTCCCTGGTAACGTCATCCTCAACTGCTTTGGCCTCAGcatcctgcctcagactctcaaagcaGGCTGTTTCCCTGTTCCCACCCTTGAGATGAGAAGCTACCACTTCCGCAAGGCGCTCTCTGAATTCCAGGCTATCCTGAACCATGAGAATGGGAACTTGGAAAAGAGCTGTCTGGCAAAGTTGAGAGTTGATGGTGCAGCCTTCCTACAGATTCCTGCGGAGGGGATCCCTGCTTACATATCCCTGCACAGGCTCCTGAGGAAGATGCTACGAGGGTCAGGCCTCCCAGCTGTGAGCCGGGAAAATCCAGTTGCCAGTGACTCCTATGAGGCTGCCATGCTCTCCCTGGCCACTGGGCTGGCTCACTCTGGAACTGACTGCTCCCAGCTGGCCCAGGGGCTTGGCACCTGGACCTGCTCCTCTAGTTTGTACCCCTCAAAACACCCCATCACTGTGGAGATTGACGGAATCAACCCAG GTAACAGTGATTGCTGGGTAAGTACCGGGCTCTACCTCCTGGAAGGACAAAATGCAGAAGTCTCACTGTCTGAAGTTGCCGCCTCTGCTGGCCTGCGG GTACAGATTGGCTGCCACACCGATGACCTAACCAAGGCCAGGAAGCTATCTCGAGCCCCCGTGGTGACTCATCAATGCTGTATGGACAGGACTGAACGGtcagtctcctgcctctgggGCGGCCTCCTCTACGTCATCGTGCCCAAGGGCAGCCAACTAGGCCCTGTGTCTGTCACTATCAGGGGGGCTGTGCCTGCCCCATACTACAAGTTGG GTAAGACATCACTAGAAGAGTGGAAGAGGCAGATGCAGGAGGACCCGGCTCCCTGGGGAGAGCTGGCCACGGACAACATCATCCTGACAGTGCCAACCACAAACCTCCAGGCCCTGAAGGACCCCGAGCCTGTGCTCCGCCTCTGGGATGAGATGATGGAGGCTGTGGCCAGGCTGGCGGCTGAACCCTTCCCTCTCCGCCGTCCCGAGAGGATTGTGGCTGATGTGCAGATCTCAGCTG GCTGGATGCATTCAGGATACCCCATCATGTGCCACCTGGAGTCTGTGAAGGAGATCATCAACGAGATGGACATGAGGAGCAGGGGTGTGTGGGGCCCCATCCATGAGCTGGGCCACAACCAACAGCGGCATGGATGGGAGTTCCCCCCGCACACTACTGAGGCCACCTGCAACCTTTGGTCAGTCTACGTGCATGAAACAGTCCTAGGGATCCCCAGGGCTCAGGCCCACGAGGCTCTGAGCCCTCCAGAGCGAGAGAAGAGAATCAAGGCCCACCTGGGAAAGGGAGCCCCTCTGTGTGGCTGGAATGTGTGGACAGCCCTGGAAACATATCTTCAG CTCCAGGAGGCCTTCGGGTGGGAGCCATTCACCCAGCTCTTTGCTGAGTACCAGACCCTCTCTCATCTCCCCAAAGACAACACTGGCAGGATGAACCTATGGGTAAAGAAGTTCTCTGAAAAAGTGAAGAAGAACCTGGTTCCCTTCTTTGAGGCCTGGGGCTGGCCTGTCCAGGAGGAGGTGGCTGACAGCCTGGCCTCCCTACCAGAGTGGCAGGAAAACCCCATGCAAGTATACCTCCGTGCCAAGGAGTGA
- the LOC105471168 gene encoding TRPM8 channel-associated factor 2 isoform X5, with product MGSFLLNAVRWLARGQTGKVGVNTNLKDLCPLLSEHGLQCSLEPHLNSNLCVYCCKAYSDKEAKQLQEFVAEGGGLLIGGQAWWWASQNPGHCPLAGFPGNVILNCFGLSILPQTLKAGCFPVPTLEMRSYHFRKALSEFQAILNHENGNLEKSCLAKLRVDGAAFLQIPAEGIPAYISLHRLLRKMLRGSGLPAVSRENPVASDSYEAAMLSLATGLAHSGTDCSQLAQGLGTWTCSSSLYPSKHPITVEIDGINPGNSDCWVSTGLYLLEGQNAEVSLSEVAASAGLRVQIGCHTDDLTKARKLSRAPVVTHQCCMDRTERSVSCLWGGLLYVIVPKGSQLGPVSVTIRGAVPAPYYKLGKTSLEEWKRQMQEDPAPWGELATDNIILTVPTTNLQALKDPEPVLRLWDEMMEAVARLAAEPFPLRRPERIVADVQISAGWMHSGYPIMCHLESVKEIINEMDMRSRGVWGPIHELGHNQQRHGWEFPPHTTEATCNLWSVYVHETVLGIPRAQAHEALSPPEREKRIKAHLGKGAPLCGWNVWTALETYLQLQEAFGWEPFTQLFAEYQTLSHLPKDNTGRMNLWVKKFSEKVKKNLVPFFEAWGWPVQEEVADSLASLPEWQENPMQVYLRAKE from the exons ATGGGGTCCTTCTTGCTCAATGCGGTGCGCTGGCTGGCCAGAGGCCAGACAGGCAAAGTTGGGGTGAACACAAATCTAAAAGATCTGTGTCCCCTCCTATCGGAACATGGCCTGCAATGCAGCCTGGAGCCCCATCTGAACAGCAACTTGTGTGTCTACTGCTGCAAGGCGTACAGTGACAAGGAGGCTAAGCAGCTGCAGGAGTTTGTGGCTGAGGGTGGGGGGCTGCTGATtgggggccaggcctggtggtgggcctCCCAGAACCCTGGCCACTGCCCCTTGGCTGGTTTCCCTGGTAACGTCATCCTCAACTGCTTTGGCCTCAGcatcctgcctcagactctcaaagcaGGCTGTTTCCCTGTTCCCACCCTTGAGATGAGAAGCTACCACTTCCGCAAGGCGCTCTCTGAATTCCAGGCTATCCTGAACCATGAGAATGGGAACTTGGAAAAGAGCTGTCTGGCAAAGTTGAGAGTTGATGGTGCAGCCTTCCTACAGATTCCTGCGGAGGGGATCCCTGCTTACATATCCCTGCACAGGCTCCTGAGGAAGATGCTACGAGGGTCAGGCCTCCCAGCTGTGAGCCGGGAAAATCCAGTTGCCAGTGACTCCTATGAGGCTGCCATGCTCTCCCTGGCCACTGGGCTGGCTCACTCTGGAACTGACTGCTCCCAGCTGGCCCAGGGGCTTGGCACCTGGACCTGCTCCTCTAGTTTGTACCCCTCAAAACACCCCATCACTGTGGAGATTGACGGAATCAACCCAG GTAACAGTGATTGCTGGGTAAGTACCGGGCTCTACCTCCTGGAAGGACAAAATGCAGAAGTCTCACTGTCTGAAGTTGCCGCCTCTGCTGGCCTGCGG GTACAGATTGGCTGCCACACCGATGACCTAACCAAGGCCAGGAAGCTATCTCGAGCCCCCGTGGTGACTCATCAATGCTGTATGGACAGGACTGAACGGtcagtctcctgcctctgggGCGGCCTCCTCTACGTCATCGTGCCCAAGGGCAGCCAACTAGGCCCTGTGTCTGTCACTATCAGGGGGGCTGTGCCTGCCCCATACTACAAGTTGG GTAAGACATCACTAGAAGAGTGGAAGAGGCAGATGCAGGAGGACCCGGCTCCCTGGGGAGAGCTGGCCACGGACAACATCATCCTGACAGTGCCAACCACAAACCTCCAGGCCCTGAAGGACCCCGAGCCTGTGCTCCGCCTCTGGGATGAGATGATGGAGGCTGTGGCCAGGCTGGCGGCTGAACCCTTCCCTCTCCGCCGTCCCGAGAGGATTGTGGCTGATGTGCAGATCTCAGCTG GCTGGATGCATTCAGGATACCCCATCATGTGCCACCTGGAGTCTGTGAAGGAGATCATCAACGAGATGGACATGAGGAGCAGGGGTGTGTGGGGCCCCATCCATGAGCTGGGCCACAACCAACAGCGGCATGGATGGGAGTTCCCCCCGCACACTACTGAGGCCACCTGCAACCTTTGGTCAGTCTACGTGCATGAAACAGTCCTAGGGATCCCCAGGGCTCAGGCCCACGAGGCTCTGAGCCCTCCAGAGCGAGAGAAGAGAATCAAGGCCCACCTGGGAAAGGGAGCCCCTCTGTGTGGCTGGAATGTGTGGACAGCCCTGGAAACATATCTTCAG CTCCAGGAGGCCTTCGGGTGGGAGCCATTCACCCAGCTCTTTGCTGAGTACCAGACCCTCTCTCATCTCCCCAAAGACAACACTGGCAGGATGAACCTATGGGTAAAGAAGTTCTCTGAAAAAGTGAAGAAGAACCTGGTTCCCTTCTTTGAGGCCTGGGGCTGGCCTGTCCAGGAGGAGGTGGCTGACAGCCTGGCCTCCCTACCAGAGTGGCAGGAAAACCCCATGCAAGTATACCTCCGTGCCAAGGAGTGA